The proteins below come from a single Alnus glutinosa chromosome 9, dhAlnGlut1.1, whole genome shotgun sequence genomic window:
- the LOC133877576 gene encoding stomatal closure-related actin-binding protein 1 has translation MTRVSRDFGDTMQKEAVPAVSADVIFNSSRFPNYKIGANNQIVEVKHDAKVLSMKEVVARETAQLLEQQKRLSVRDLASKFERGLAAAAKLSEEARLREAASLEKHVLLKKLRDALESLKGRVAGRNKDDVEDAISMVAALAVQLTQREGELIQEKAEVKKLANFLKQASEDAKRLVDEERAFARAEIENARAAVQRVEEALQEQERMSRSSGKQDLEELMKEVQEARRIIMLHQPSKVMDMELELRALRSQLMEKSKHSLRLQKELAMSKRVAENKSQLFELDGHEALGSYLRIQPCSDNAPELSKCLIQWYRVSSEGGKKELISGATKSVYAPEPFDVGRILQADIVSEGQQITLTTAGPIDPAAGLGSYVEALVRKHDLEFKVVVTQMNGVNYASESIHVLHVGKMRIKLCKGKTTLAKEYYSTLMQLCGVRGGGNAAAQALFWQAKKGLSFVIAFESERERNAAIMLARRFAFDCNIMLAGPDDRAPLGT, from the exons ATGACTAGGGTGAGCCGCGATTTTGGTGACACCATGCAAAAGGAGGCTGTCCCAGCAGTATCTGCTGATGTGATATTTAATTCTAGTCGTTTTCCAAATTACAAAATTGGAGCTAACAATCAGATTGTGGAGGTGAAGCATGACGCAAAAGTACTATCCATGAAGGAAGTTGTTGCCCGTGAGACTGCACAACTGTTGGAACAGCAGAAACGCCTCTCAGTTCGTGACCTTGCTAGTAAATTTGAGAGGGGTTTGGCTGCCGCTGCTAAGTTGTCTGAAGAg GCTCGGCTCAGGGAGGCAGCTTCATTGGAAAAACACGTTCTTTTGAAGAAGCTTAGGGATGCGCTGGAGTCCTTAAAAGGGCGTGTGGCGGGTAGAAACAAGGATGACGTAGAGGATGCTATTTCTATG GTGGCAGCTTTAGCAGTTCAGCTGACTCAAAGGGAAGGGGAGTTAATACAAGAAAAGGCGGAAGTGAAGAAGCTAGCAAATTTTCTTAAGCAG GCTTCAGAAGATGCTAAAAGACTTGTTGATGAGGAAAGAGCTTTTGCTCGTGCTGAAATAGAGAATGCCAGAGCAGCAGTTCAAAGAGTGGAAGAGGCCCTTCAGGAACAAGAACGAATGTCTCGGTCTTCTGGAAAGCAA GATTTGGAAGAATTGATGAAGGAGGTTCAAGAGGCTAGACGAATTATAATGCTACATCAGCCTAGCAAG GTGATGGACATGGAACTTGAGCTTCGTGCATTGAGATCACAACTTATGGAGAAGTCTAAGCATTCTCTTCGGCTTCAGAAAGag CTGGCAATGAGCAAGAGGGTTGCGGAAAACAAGTCTCAGTTATTTGAATTAGATGGGCATGAAGCTTTAGGTTCATACTTGCGGATTCAACCTTGCTCTGATAATGCTCCAGAACTTTCTAAATGTTTGATTCAGTGGTATCGTGTATCGTCAGAAGGTGGCAAAAAGGAGCTTATATCAG GAGCTACAAAGTCAGTTTATGCTCCTGAGCCTTTTGATGTTGGGAGAATCTTGCAAGCTGACATTGTTTCAGAAGGACAGCAAATCACATTGACAACCGCTGGTCCCATAGATCCAG CTGCTGGTTTGGGAAGCTATGTGGAAGCACTTGTGCGGAAACATGACCTTGAATTCAAG GTAGTTGTCACCCAGATGAATGGTGTAAATTATGCATCAGAATCCATTCATGTGCTTCATGTGGGAAAGATGAGGATAAAACTTTGTAAAGGAAAGACAACACTTGCTAAAGAATACTATTCCACTTTAATGCAg CTATGCGGAGTTAGAGGAGGTGGGAATGCTGCAGCTCAGGCATTGTTTTGGCAGGCAAAGAAAGGACTTTCCTTTGTAATAGCCTTTGAatcggagagagagaggaatgcaGCTATTATGCTGGCCAGGAGGTTTGCTTTCGATTGTAAT ATCATGCTAGCTGGGCCAGATGACAGAGCTCCTTTGGGAACCTAA
- the LOC133877792 gene encoding uncharacterized protein LOC133877792, translating to MVGSDSDSDSDSETRKIRNICILAHVDHGKTTLADHLIAASGGGVLHPKLAGRLRFMDYLDEEQRRAITMKSSSIALHYKGHSVNLIDSPGHMDFCSEVSTAARLSDGALILVDAVEGVHIQTHAVLRQCWIEKLSPCLVLNKIDRLIYELKLSPMEAYTRLLRIVHEVNGIVSGYKSEKYLSDVDSVLAGPVGEMGDDESFEFVEDDEEDTFQPQKGNVAFVCALDGWGFGIHEFAEFYASKLGASAAALQKALWGPRYFNPKTKMIVGKKGIGGGNKARPMFVQFVLEPLWQVYQAALDADGNKGMIEKVIKSFNLSVPVRELQNKDQKVVLQAVMSRWLPLSDAILSMVVKCMPDPIAAQSFRVSRLLPKREVLDNMVDSNVLAEAELVRKSVEACDSRIEAPCVAFVSKMFAVPVKMLPQRGLHGEVINSPTEESGEGESDECFLAFARIFSGVLYSRQRVFVLSALYDPLKGDSMQKHVQEAELQSMYLMMGQGLKPVASAKAGNVVAIGGLGHHILKSATLSSTRNCWPFSSMIFQVSPTLRVAIEPSDPADMGALLRGLKLLNRADPFVEVTVSARGEHVLAAAGEVHLERCIKDLKDRFAKVRLEVSSPLVSYKETIEGEVSHMLENLKSINAGSDYVEKTTPNGRCVVRVQVMKLPPTLTKVLDENSDLLGDIIGAKSGQTNKSFETRRSNIVEDENPIEVFKKRIMDAVEKDILSMTEIDNERADKCRVKWQKLLKRIWALGPRHIGPNILFIPDFKRRGADSSILIRGSPFVSERLGIVDESIDGDTAAETSSEVTQALSMEAERLESSVVSGFQLATASGPLCDESMWGLAFVVEAYISPFMGQADESESHQQPEQYGIFTGQVITAVKDACRVAVLQKKPRLVEAMYFCELNTAPEYLGPMYAVLGRRRARVSKEVMQEGSPLFTVHAYVPISESFGFADELRRWTSGAASALLVLSHWEALPEDPFFVPKTEEEIEEFGDGSSVPPNIARKLIDAVRRRKGLPVEEKVVQHATKQRTLARKV from the coding sequence ATGGTTGGTTCTGATTCTGATTCTGATTCCGATTCTGAGACCCGGAAAATCCGAAACATATGCATACTAGCACACGTTGATCACGGCAAGACCACGCTTGCCGACCACTTGATCGCTGCCTCGGGTGGGGGCGTGCTCCACCCGAAGCTGGCGGGGCGCCTTCGTTTCATGGACTATTTGGACGAGGAACAAAGGCGTGCCATCACGATGAAGAGCTCCTCCATTGCTCTTCACTACAAGGGTCACTCCGTTAACCTCATAGACTCCCCTGGCCACATGGACTTCTGTAGTGAAGTCTCCACCGCCGCTAGGCTAAGCGATGGTGCGTTGATATTGGTTGATGCCGTGGAGGGCGTCCATATCCAGACTCATGCCGTTTTGAGGCAATGCTGGATAGAGAAGCTGTCACCGTGTTTGGTGCTCAATAAGATTGATAGGTTGATTTATGAGTTGAAGTTGAGTCCAATGGAGGCGTATACCCGGTTGTTGAGGATTGTTCATGAGGTTAATGGGATTGTCAGCGGGTATAAGTCGGAGAAGTATTTGTCCGATGTTGATTCAGTGCTTGCGGGGCCGGTGGGGGAGATGGGTGATGATGAGAGTTTTGAGTTTGTGGAGGATGATGAGGAGGATACATTTCAACCCCAAAAGGGGAATGTAGCTTTTGTGTGTGCATTAGATGGGTGGGGTTTTGGAATTCATGAATTTGCTGAGTTCTATGCTTCGAAGCTTGGGGCGAGTGCTGCTGCATTGCAGAAGGCTTTGTGGGGTCCCCGGTATTTCAATCCAAAGACGAAGATGATTGTGGGGAAGAAGGGAATTGGTGGAGGCAATAAGGCTCGGCCCATGTTTGTTCAGTTTGTGCTTGAGCCGCTTTGGCAGGTTTACCAAGCGGCTTTGGATGCCGACGGGAATAAAGGGATGATTGAGAAAGTGATTAAGTCATTTAATTTGTCTGTTCCAGTTCGTGAGCTTCAGAACAAGGACCAGAAAGTTGTGCTTCAAGCTGTTATGAGCCGTTGGCTTCCTCTGTCGGATGCTATATTATCAATGGTGGTTAAGTGTATGCCGGACCCTATTGCAGCACAATCATTTCGTGTATCACGTTTGCTGCCGAAGAGAGAGGTCCTGGATAATATGGTTGATTCTAATGTGCTTGCAGAGGCAGAACTGGTTAGAAAATCTGTCGAGGCTTGTGATTCGAGGATTGAAGCTCCTTGTGTTGCTTTTGTTTCCAAGATGTTTGCTGTGCCGGTAAAAATGCTTCCACAAAGGGGTTTACATGGAGAGGTTATAAACAGTCCAACTGAAGAAAGTGGAGAGGGTGAGTCGGATGAGTGTTTCCTTGCATTTGCTAGGATCTTTAGCGGGGTTCTTTATTCAAGGCAGAGGGTTTTTGTGCTCTCAGCTTTATATGATCCACTAAAAGGGGACTCAATGCAGAAGCATGTGCAGGAGGCTGAGTTGCAATCCATGTATTTAATGATGGGCCAAGGCTTAAAACCAGTGGCTTCTGCAAAGGCAGGGAATGTTGTGGCAATTGGAGGCCTTGGTCACCACATACTGAAAAGTGCAACTCTGTCATCAACAAGGAACTGCTGGCCTTTCTCAAGTATGATATTCCAGGTTTCCCCAACTCTTAGAGTTGCTATTGAGCCATCTGATCCAGCGGACATGGGTGCACTTTTGAGAGGTTTAAAGCTTCTGAATCGGGCAGACCCATTTGTGGAGGTCACTGTTTCTGCAAGGGGTGAACATGTCCTGGCTGCTGCAGGAGAAGTTCATCTAGAAAGATGCATAAAGGATTTGAAGGACCGGTTTGCGAAAGTAAGGTTGGAAGTCTCTTCCCCTCTTGTGTCCTATAAAGAGACCATTGAGGGAGAGGTTTCCCATATGCTGGagaatttaaaatcaattaatgcaGGTTCAGATTATGTTGAGAAGACAACACCAAATGGAAGATGCGTAGTCCGGGTGCAAGTCATGAAGCTTCCTCCTACTCTAACAAAGGTGCTTGATGAAAATTCTGATTTACTTGGAGATATTATTGGAGCTAAGTCTGGGCAAACCAATAAAAGTTTTGAAACCCGGAGATCAAACATTGTGGAAGATGAGAATCCAATTGAAGTATTTAAGAAACGCATAATGGATGCTGTGGAGAAAGATATTTTGTCAATGACTGAGATTGACAATGAACGGGCTGACAAATGTAGAGTAAAGTGGCAAAAGCTTCTTAAGAGGATTTGGGCACTCGGGCCTAGGCATATTGGTCCTAATATCCTCTTTATCCCGGATTTCAAAAGAAGGGGTGCCGACTCCTCTATTCTTATACGTGGTTCTCCTTTTGTATCTGAGAGATTGGGCATTGTGGACGAGTCTATTGATGGTGACACAGCTGCTGAGACATCTTCAGAAGTAACTCAAGCGTTATCCATGGAAGCAGAGCGACTTGAGAGTAGTGTTGTATCAGGGTTTCAACTTGCTACAGCATCTGGACCGTTATGTGATGAATCTATGTGGGGTTTGGCATTCGTTGTTGAGGCTTACATTTCTCCATTTATGGGGCAGGCTGATGAGTCGGAATCTCACCAACAACCGGAGCAGTATGGCATCTTCACAGGACAGGTTATTACAGCTGTCAAAGATGCTTGTAGGGTGGCTGTGCTTCAGAAGAAGCCGAGACTTGTGGAAGCCATGTACTTCTGTGAGTTGAACACCGCTCCTGAATATTTGGGTCCCATGTATGCAGTGCTTGGTCGAAGGCGGGCCCGAGTGAGCAAGGAAGTAATGCAGGAAGGTTCCCCGTTGTTCACTGTGCATGCTTATGTGCCAATTTCTGAAAGCTTTGGTTTCGCCGATGAACTTAGAAGATGGACTTCTGGAGCTGCTAGTGCTCTTCTTGTGCTTAGCCATTGGGAAGCTCTTCCTGAGGATCCTTTCTTTGTACCCAAAACAGAGGAGGAAATTGAAGAGTTCGGAGATGGGTCTAGTGTGCCTCCAAATATAGCCAGGAAGCTCATTGATGCTGTAAGACGACGGAAAGGCCTTCCTGTGGAGGAAAAAGTAGTCCAGCATGCAACAAAGCAGAGGACCTTGGCTCGTAAAGTGTAG
- the LOC133878297 gene encoding uncharacterized protein LOC133878297 — protein MEVLHHFSHEEHPLIFVEELQNDGANEFVCSGCEESIWGPAYKCSRYCNFFLHKSCAELPREIQHPLHPNHTLVLQVPSRPKLCEACYRSCERCFFYHCNTCDFDGLHIECASGWRTKPEDCHQHEFVTIFQQIQFTCELCGEDRNSFAQVCRICQLLAHTPCTEMPRTIKIIADRHWLNLVYSLGQVMKEHDDCVLCNLCGKKLNLKYAAYYCQQCDFVAHLECARQNWIGLSDTVDSSIDLIEDSDFEEDEELEVIKHFNHKHYLFINRNEVEVHDHKLCKGCMQSISAPFYSCDQCEYFLHSKCARLPLKKRHPNHPHLLTLSARGRESYIDGLVFCNACGRYSHGFAYTCHKCDYYSLDIRCGSILKIFNHEVHQHSLFHALSSVEKCRACDGSENTNGVFVCTKCSFALGFECATLPLKAKYEYHPHLLSLTHVTAKNDFEEYYCLICEEERNSDHWFYYCAQCNFGAHPRCVVGRNPYIKYVRNLTRKYHQHRLNFVRRTKVSRPCDTCGETFDGHVALGCTQCKSIIHWTKECMDKWIIK, from the coding sequence ATGGAGGTACTCCACCATTTTAGCCACGAGGAGCATCCCTTGATCTTTGTGGAAGAGTTACAAAACGATGGCGCGAATGAATTTGTTTGCTCAGGGTGCGAAGAATCAATATGGGGTCCTGCCTACAAATGCTCTCGGTACTGCAACTTCTTCCTCCACAAGTCATGTGCCGAGTTACCCCGTGAGATACAACACCCTTTGCATCCAAACCACACCCTTGTTCTCCAAGTGCCATCACGGCCTAAACTTTGTGAAGCCTGCTATAGGAGTTGCGAAAGATGCTTCTTCTACCATTGCAATACTTGCGATTTCGACGGCCTTCACATCGAATGCGCTTCCGGTTGGCGAACAAAACCTGAAGATTGTCACCAGCATGAATTCGTTACCATCTTTCAGCAGATCCAGTTCACTTGTGAACTCTGTGGCGAGGATCGCAACAGCTTTGCCCAGGTATGTCGCATTTGTCAACTCTTGGCCCACACTCCATGTACTGAGATGCCTCGTACAATCAAAATTATAGCAGATCGTCACTGGCTCAATCTCGTGTATTCACTTGGTCAAGTGATGAAGGAGCACGACGACTGTGTACTCTGTAACCTCTGCGGTAAAAAGCTCAACCTCAAGTATGCGGCTTATTATTGTCAACAGTGCGATTTCGTAGCCCACTTGGAATGCGCACGCCAAAATTGGATTGGACTAAGTGATACCGTAGACTCAAGCATAGATCTCATTGAGGACAGCGACTTTGAAGAGGATGAAGAACTTGAGGTGATCAAACATTTCAATCATAAACATTACTTATTCATCAACCGCAACGAAGTCGAGGTTCATGATCATAAGCTGTGCAAAGGTTGTATGCAATCAATTTCCGCCCCATTTTATAGTTGTGACCAATGCGAATACTTTCTCCATAGCAAATGTGCTCGACTTCCCTTAAAGAAGCGACATCCAAACCACCCACATCTTCTTACCCTCTCTGCAAGGGGAAGGGAAAGTTACATTGATGGCCTCGTATTTTGCAATGCTTGTGGTCGTTACAGCCATGGCTTCGCTTATACATGTCACAAATGTGATTACTATAGCCTTGATATCCGATGTGGTTCGATTTTGAAAATCTTTAACCATGAAGTTCACCAACACTCCCTATTTCATGCTTTAAGTTCCGTTGAAAAGTGTCGTGCTTGTGATGGGTCGGAGAATACCAATGGTGTATTTGTCTGCACTAAATGCAGTTTTGCCTTGGGTTTTGAATGTGCAACCCTCCCACTCAAAGCTAAGTATGAATATCACCCACATCTTCTCTCACTCACTCACGTTACTGCCAAAAATGATTTTGAAGAATACTATTGTttaatttgtgaagaagaaagaaattcagATCATTGGTTTTATTACTGTGCACAATGTAACTTTGGTGCTCATCCTCGATGTGTTGTAGGGAGGAATCCCTACATTAAGTATGTAAGAAATTTGACTCGGAAATATCACCAACACCGTCTCAATTTTGTCCGGAGAACTAAGGTCTCTCGTCCATGTGATACCTGCGGTGAAACTTTTGATGGACATGTGGCCCTAGGCTGTACACAATGCAAATCCATCATCCATTGGACGAAGGaatgtatggataaatggataaTAAAATAA